A single window of Methylobacterium nodulans ORS 2060 DNA harbors:
- a CDS encoding shikimate dehydrogenase codes for MAPVQQQRFLLGLIGSPIKHSASPAMHEAAARALGMRAHYQLIDVAGAGPALLRTLLDGLRLIGFAGANVTFPYKEAVVPLLDDLSEGARAVGAVNTIVVEDGRLVGHNTDASGFARALTQRFGPAPRGPVALIGAGGVGKAIAVALSGFPGLEIRLVDRDPAKAASLAAALAPRAALRVCGTVEQALDGAGGLVNGTPVGMLPNRGSPVPPHLLRPEIWVADAVYSPLWTPLLREAARLGAPTMTGRDLAIHQAVDAFRLFTGVDAPETAMAQAFDAAIAAHAEEGSPPPPRSDG; via the coding sequence ATGGCCCCGGTACAGCAGCAGCGCTTCCTGCTCGGATTGATCGGGTCACCGATCAAGCATTCGGCCTCGCCGGCGATGCACGAGGCGGCGGCGCGCGCCCTCGGCATGCGGGCGCATTACCAGCTCATCGACGTCGCCGGAGCGGGCCCGGCGCTGCTCCGCACGCTCCTCGACGGGCTGCGCCTGATCGGGTTCGCGGGCGCGAACGTCACCTTTCCCTACAAGGAGGCGGTGGTTCCGCTCCTCGACGATCTGTCCGAGGGCGCGCGGGCGGTGGGCGCCGTGAACACGATCGTGGTCGAGGACGGCCGTCTCGTCGGCCACAACACCGATGCCAGCGGCTTTGCCCGCGCCCTGACGCAGAGGTTCGGACCGGCTCCGCGCGGCCCCGTCGCGCTGATCGGCGCCGGCGGCGTCGGGAAGGCCATCGCGGTGGCGCTCAGCGGGTTCCCCGGGCTTGAGATCCGCCTCGTCGATCGCGATCCGGCCAAGGCCGCCTCCCTCGCCGCCGCGCTCGCACCCCGCGCGGCTTTGCGCGTCTGCGGAACGGTCGAGCAGGCGCTCGACGGTGCGGGCGGCCTCGTCAACGGGACGCCGGTCGGGATGCTGCCGAACCGCGGCAGTCCGGTTCCGCCGCACCTCCTCCGGCCCGAGATCTGGGTCGCGGACGCGGTGTATTCGCCGCTGTGGACGCCGCTCCTCCGGGAGGCGGCGCGCCTGGGCGCCCCGACCATGACCGGACGCGATCTCGCCATCCACCAGGCGGTCGACGCGTTCCGGCTGTTCACGGGCGTGGACGCACCCGAGACCGCGATGGCGCAGGCCTTCGACGCCGCGATTGCGGCCCATGCGGAGGAAGGCAGCCCCCCGCCGCCGCGGAGCGACGGATGA
- a CDS encoding LysR family transcriptional regulator yields MLTLRQIEVARAVMVTGTLAGAARLLNVSAPGISRLMKYTETSLGIRLFDRRGGRMVPSEQARAVFEQINAVFDKVEDLRYVVERTRSGAAQELLIGSVPSISHVMVPRAIERVRAKYPQLLIDINILKIEEAIDYLLLGKGEVVAMSYRLEHPALIFEPLASGNLYCIVPEHHALAAHESISAREIVKHPLIGIDPNDPYGRIMSDIFRARDLAYEITIRARFGSTVCSLVKAGLGIAVIDQFTIADGAFPGIRVLRIEEPTRFQTWIARKAGSTLSLFAESFVKDLRQEMTRQADMSPRAVARRAERISGQIIT; encoded by the coding sequence ATGCTGACGCTACGCCAAATCGAGGTGGCCCGGGCCGTGATGGTGACGGGAACGCTGGCGGGAGCCGCCCGGCTCCTCAACGTCTCGGCGCCGGGCATCAGCCGCCTCATGAAATATACCGAGACCTCCCTCGGCATTCGGCTGTTCGACCGCCGTGGCGGCCGCATGGTGCCATCCGAGCAGGCGCGGGCCGTGTTCGAACAGATCAATGCGGTCTTCGACAAGGTCGAGGATCTCCGCTACGTCGTGGAGCGCACGCGGAGCGGCGCCGCTCAGGAACTCCTGATCGGCTCGGTGCCATCGATCTCCCACGTCATGGTGCCGCGGGCGATCGAGCGCGTTCGCGCCAAGTATCCGCAGCTCCTCATCGACATCAACATCCTGAAGATCGAGGAGGCCATCGACTATCTCCTCCTCGGCAAGGGCGAGGTTGTCGCGATGAGCTATCGCCTCGAACACCCGGCCCTGATCTTCGAGCCACTCGCGAGCGGCAACCTGTACTGCATCGTGCCGGAACATCACGCGCTCGCGGCCCATGAGTCGATCTCGGCGCGCGAGATCGTGAAGCATCCGCTCATCGGAATCGACCCGAATGATCCGTATGGGCGCATCATGTCGGACATCTTCCGCGCGCGCGATCTCGCCTACGAGATCACCATCCGGGCGCGGTTCGGCTCGACCGTCTGCTCTCTCGTGAAGGCCGGCCTCGGCATCGCCGTCATCGATCAGTTCACCATCGCCGACGGCGCCTTTCCGGGCATTCGCGTCCTGCGCATCGAGGAGCCGACCCGCTTCCAGACCTGGATCGCCCGCAAGGCCGGCAGCACGCTCAGCCTGTTTGCCGAGAGCTTCGTCAAGGACCTTCGGCAGGAGATGACGCGGCAGGCCGATATGTCCCCCAGGGCGGTGGCCCGGCGGGCTGAGCGCATTTCCGGACAAATCATAACATGA